A section of the Hirschia baltica ATCC 49814 genome encodes:
- the tolB gene encoding Tol-Pal system beta propeller repeat protein TolB yields the protein MKSAVSALAALLCSLLCLPAYAQDENVVNITKGTFEAMPMAIPDFSGDTTEAATVGSDIAQVIRNDLAGSGLFRMISPDAFVEKNLDIAVLPTFADWKVINADALLVGKTIIDPTGSMATQFRLFDVFTGKQLYSQEYTVSSRDSWRRMAHIIADDIYEQLTPDSGYFDSRIVYIDESGPKTKRVRRLAIMDQDGANPENLTDGRIEVQTPRFDPSSQTIIYTALVPDARNPLLERRRVYLFDIETGRQEVIGDYGLTSFAARFAPDGNSVAMSLAEDGNSDIYILDLARRQRTRLTNNLAIDTSPSYSPDGKEIVFTSDRGGSPQLYIMNADGSDRNCENGPRNKVCRITFGQGSYSTPVWSPRGDLIAFTKQSKGRFEIGVIKTDGTGERSLTSDYLVEGPTWSPNGRVIIFFKEARGGRPSLWSIDLSGRNLKRVPTRGDASDPAWSPVLR from the coding sequence CTAGCTGCTTTATTATGCAGCCTGCTTTGTCTGCCCGCTTATGCGCAGGACGAAAATGTCGTAAACATCACCAAAGGCACATTCGAGGCTATGCCAATGGCTATCCCGGATTTTTCTGGTGATACCACTGAAGCTGCAACTGTCGGATCTGACATTGCTCAAGTTATCCGAAATGATCTCGCTGGCTCAGGCCTTTTCCGCATGATCAGCCCAGACGCCTTTGTTGAGAAAAATCTTGATATCGCTGTATTGCCAACTTTTGCCGACTGGAAAGTTATCAATGCTGATGCGCTTCTGGTAGGTAAAACAATCATAGACCCGACAGGATCTATGGCGACTCAGTTCCGCCTGTTTGATGTTTTCACAGGTAAGCAACTCTATTCTCAGGAATACACAGTATCTTCTCGTGATAGCTGGAGACGTATGGCTCACATTATTGCTGATGATATCTATGAGCAGCTAACACCTGACAGCGGATATTTTGACAGCCGTATCGTTTATATTGATGAAAGCGGTCCAAAGACAAAACGCGTTCGCCGCCTTGCCATTATGGACCAAGATGGTGCCAACCCTGAAAACCTCACAGATGGTCGTATTGAAGTTCAAACACCTCGTTTTGACCCATCATCACAAACAATCATCTATACGGCGCTAGTCCCCGATGCACGCAACCCACTATTAGAGCGTCGTCGTGTTTATCTGTTTGATATTGAAACGGGTCGCCAAGAAGTTATTGGTGATTACGGTCTGACATCATTTGCGGCTCGATTCGCACCTGATGGTAACAGTGTGGCCATGAGTTTGGCGGAAGACGGTAATTCCGACATCTACATTCTAGATTTGGCACGTCGTCAACGCACACGCCTCACAAACAATCTCGCAATCGATACATCTCCATCTTATTCTCCAGATGGAAAAGAAATCGTCTTCACGTCCGACAGAGGTGGTTCACCGCAATTATATATTATGAATGCTGATGGATCTGACCGAAATTGTGAAAATGGACCGCGCAACAAAGTATGTCGAATCACATTTGGCCAAGGTAGCTATTCAACACCTGTTTGGTCTCCTCGTGGTGATTTGATCGCCTTCACAAAGCAATCAAAAGGTCGTTTTGAGATCGGAGTCATCAAGACAGATGGAACAGGAGAGCGCTCTTTGACATCTGATTACCTTGTAGAAGGCCCCACATGGTCCCCAAATGGGCGAGTCATTATATTCTTTAAAGAGGCTCGCGGCGGAAGACCTAGCCTTTGGAGCATAGATTTAAGTGGAAGAAATTTAAAACGCGTTCCAACACGTGGTGATGCTTCCGACCCAGCATGGTCACCTGTCCTGCGATAA
- the pal gene encoding peptidoglycan-associated lipoprotein Pal — protein sequence MNYKVSFAALTFSAAALASGCASTVEEPAPVPTPTPVATPAPVPTPTPTPVVVPQGPIPGSLEDFNVNVGSKIFYDVDQYSLDDADRQVLARQAAWLNTYPGVSILIAGNCDERGTREYNIALGERRAAAAKDYLMGLGVSAARIETVSYGKERPTDPRSTTEAWSVNRNAHTQLISGVTG from the coding sequence ATGAATTACAAAGTAAGCTTCGCTGCACTAACTTTTTCAGCTGCGGCACTCGCATCCGGTTGTGCTTCTACAGTAGAAGAACCAGCACCGGTTCCAACACCAACACCTGTTGCGACACCAGCACCGGTTCCAACACCTACTCCAACTCCTGTTGTTGTTCCACAAGGTCCAATTCCTGGTTCTTTGGAAGACTTCAACGTAAACGTCGGCTCTAAAATATTCTACGACGTTGACCAGTACAGCCTAGACGACGCTGACCGTCAGGTTCTTGCACGTCAAGCTGCTTGGCTGAACACATACCCAGGCGTTTCAATTCTTATTGCAGGTAACTGTGATGAGCGTGGAACTCGTGAGTACAACATTGCACTTGGTGAGCGCCGCGCGGCAGCCGCTAAAGATTACTTGATGGGCCTCGGCGTTTCTGCTGCTCGCATCGAGACAGTCTCATACGGTAAAGAGCGTCCAACTGACCCGCGTTCAACAACAGAAGCTTGGTCTGTAAACCGTAACGCTCACACACAATTGATTAGCGGCGTTACTGGCTAG
- the ybgF gene encoding tol-pal system protein YbgF, protein MRDLRLSTAAVLSPVVVLVSVFAFSAQAQVSVDPMVARLQSRMDTIEQNIQRATGRVEESGFQTNQLQKRIEFQAEEISILKQALAAQNERVKKLEAIINAPLDAAANAADGPAETTVPLVGATDSTTKASLAAARTDEAIASKPADIEDLPEDPSKLFRQAKNLLLKGDYPAAETAFAHLVSTHPDVPEAAEAQYWLGESLLIQEAFPEAAEAYVALIRNYPDAPKAPDSLVKLARSLRMMGDTTQACGALTELSNLYPQTNPMTRSLAKTERDRAGCDS, encoded by the coding sequence ATGCGTGATCTCCGTCTTTCGACTGCCGCAGTGCTTTCGCCTGTGGTTGTTCTTGTATCTGTCTTTGCCTTCTCCGCACAGGCTCAGGTGAGTGTCGACCCGATGGTTGCCCGCCTTCAAAGCCGCATGGATACAATCGAACAGAATATCCAACGCGCGACTGGCCGTGTCGAAGAGTCCGGATTTCAAACCAATCAACTGCAAAAACGTATTGAATTTCAAGCTGAAGAAATTTCAATATTGAAACAGGCTTTGGCAGCTCAAAATGAGCGGGTTAAAAAGCTAGAAGCAATCATCAATGCACCATTAGATGCCGCAGCGAACGCAGCGGACGGACCAGCGGAAACGACTGTTCCGTTAGTTGGTGCGACGGATTCGACAACAAAAGCATCTCTTGCAGCTGCGCGGACGGATGAAGCCATCGCGTCAAAGCCCGCTGATATTGAAGATCTACCTGAAGATCCAAGCAAACTTTTCAGACAAGCGAAAAACCTTCTATTGAAGGGTGATTATCCTGCTGCTGAAACCGCCTTTGCTCACTTAGTCTCAACGCACCCAGATGTACCCGAAGCAGCTGAAGCTCAATATTGGCTAGGCGAATCACTTCTTATTCAAGAAGCTTTCCCGGAAGCAGCTGAAGCTTATGTTGCTTTGATACGAAACTACCCAGACGCTCCTAAAGCGCCTGACAGTTTAGTTAAGCTTGCTCGCTCGCTGCGCATGATGGGTGATACTACACAAGCTTGTGGTGCTTTGACAGAATTGTCTAACCTATATCCGCAAACAAACCCGATGACGCGTAGTTTGGCCAAAACAGAACGCGACCGGGCTGGATGTGACAGTTAA
- a CDS encoding type III secretion system chaperone family protein, with the protein MSFSRFDFPAAISACLIIIAGIIASSQTSFAQNTPASAERVRGGILDASDANRLSRFMTSLGYQADMATGPAGDPIISGRISSSDYTIHFYECENGEFCNSIQFLADTPIPPAMTMEKVNAFNARWRYVRASLTSNVVRLQMDVNLDGGVTAGNIEDTLDIWRRLLETYETEFAAQAPAD; encoded by the coding sequence ATGTCTTTTAGCCGCTTTGACTTTCCAGCCGCAATATCGGCTTGCTTGATAATCATCGCTGGGATAATTGCATCTTCGCAAACGAGTTTCGCACAAAACACACCAGCATCTGCCGAACGCGTTCGCGGCGGCATCCTTGATGCATCCGATGCCAATAGATTATCTCGCTTCATGACATCCCTAGGATATCAAGCAGATATGGCCACAGGCCCAGCGGGTGACCCGATCATAAGCGGGCGGATTTCCTCATCTGACTACACAATCCACTTTTATGAATGTGAAAATGGTGAGTTTTGTAATTCCATCCAATTTCTAGCAGACACCCCTATTCCGCCTGCTATGACAATGGAAAAGGTCAATGCATTTAACGCTCGCTGGCGCTATGTTCGTGCCTCGCTCACCTCCAATGTCGTTCGTTTACAAATGGATGTAAACTTGGATGGCGGCGTCACAGCTGGTAACATTGAGGATACTCTGGATATATGGCGGCGTCTTCTTGAAACTTACGAAACCGAATTTGCAGCACAAGCTCCCGCCGACTGA
- the tilS gene encoding tRNA lysidine(34) synthetase TilS, translating to MKLTKPNLQHKLPPTEDSHGPLDSNSTTSHQSRVDFSRHQVFSQLDQLTSSETINKRIGIAVSGGSDSLGLLCLSAEWAKLNNWHLQALTIDHGMRPEAAQEAVYVQSICETLNIPHTTMNWRCPQDQRATQENARMARHLLFCEWAKRQNIQFLMLGHTLDDRLETLLIRESSNSSEYGLAAMPSQSCSPIWPEGRDLKLLRPANNLTRQDLSAILIETDISWVCDPSNQDDKYERVRIRKKLEAMPQQVKQKSIEKLKKLTLKRQKLVTDLTYFLKNHVVWRADGSVELRLSDLFKHPLDIQNKALERILICVSGSKQNVGLSRVISLLNALNVNTKSGKITHCLGKCWLIKTEDTLQIYAMPTKRATTKNSPQTTRSVIKSSQKICYMGRFDIRLSPQMPDSLVLSWDEAKALGYAAHLLSENKRARRSMPVLIPLNTQDTDKECLPAEAYTLQSLHSVRNNHLSDEIFL from the coding sequence TTGAAACTTACGAAACCGAATTTGCAGCACAAGCTCCCGCCGACTGAAGATAGTCACGGACCGCTCGACTCAAATTCAACAACATCTCATCAATCGCGCGTCGACTTTTCCCGTCATCAGGTCTTTTCTCAGTTAGATCAACTGACGTCTTCTGAGACAATAAACAAAAGAATCGGTATCGCTGTATCCGGTGGTTCAGATTCGCTTGGCTTGTTGTGTCTATCTGCTGAATGGGCGAAGCTAAACAATTGGCATCTTCAAGCTCTCACCATTGATCACGGAATGCGCCCAGAAGCAGCGCAAGAAGCTGTCTATGTTCAAAGTATCTGTGAAACATTGAATATTCCTCATACGACGATGAATTGGCGATGCCCGCAAGACCAGCGCGCCACTCAAGAAAACGCCCGCATGGCACGGCATTTACTTTTTTGCGAATGGGCAAAAAGGCAAAACATCCAATTTCTAATGTTAGGACACACACTTGATGACCGCTTGGAAACACTTCTGATTCGCGAGAGTTCCAATTCCAGCGAATACGGGCTCGCCGCTATGCCGAGTCAATCTTGCAGTCCAATCTGGCCAGAGGGCCGAGATTTAAAATTGCTACGCCCAGCAAATAATTTAACACGCCAAGACCTAAGCGCGATCCTCATCGAAACAGATATATCCTGGGTGTGCGACCCTTCTAATCAAGACGACAAATACGAACGTGTTCGTATTCGAAAAAAACTTGAAGCAATGCCACAGCAAGTTAAACAAAAGTCGATAGAGAAACTGAAAAAACTCACACTCAAGCGACAGAAACTCGTCACTGATCTAACATATTTTTTAAAAAACCATGTTGTTTGGCGCGCTGATGGAAGCGTAGAATTACGCTTGTCAGATTTGTTCAAACATCCATTAGATATACAAAACAAAGCCTTAGAACGTATATTGATCTGCGTGTCGGGTTCCAAACAAAATGTCGGTTTATCACGGGTAATTTCTCTTCTAAACGCTTTAAACGTGAATACAAAATCAGGTAAAATCACACACTGCCTCGGCAAATGTTGGCTGATTAAAACAGAAGATACTCTTCAAATCTATGCTATGCCGACCAAACGAGCGACTACAAAAAATTCTCCACAAACAACGCGGTCCGTCATAAAATCCAGTCAAAAAATTTGTTATATGGGCAGATTTGATATCCGCTTATCCCCCCAAATGCCCGATAGCTTAGTGCTATCTTGGGATGAAGCCAAAGCACTAGGATATGCTGCTCACCTTTTAAGCGAGAACAAGCGCGCCCGACGCTCAATGCCGGTTCTCATCCCATTAAACACACAAGATACGGACAAAGAATGCCTACCTGCAGAGGCCTACACACTCCAAAGTCTGCATTCTGTCAGAAACAACCATTTGAGTGATGAGATTTTTCTTTAA
- the ftsH gene encoding ATP-dependent zinc metalloprotease FtsH, protein MNMRNLALLGVVLLLLFAFVTLVQGNTTHQNAGNISYSEFLRKAENGEIKTAIFKSNQISGQETSETPYVTHMPPIEFNLGEKLAQDYGVDVSSEPVNRGGGILSYLGNFLPILIIIGIWFFLWRQMQGGGGGGRGAMSFGKSKARLLTERQGRVTFDDVAGVDEAKEELQEIVEFLQEPGKFQRLGGKIPKGALLVGPPGTGKTLIARAVAGEANVPFFTISGSDFVEMFVGVGASRVRDMFEQAKKNAPCIIFIDEIDAVGRSRGAGMGGGNDEREQTLNQLLVEMDGFEANEGIILIAATNRPDVLDPALLRPGRFDRQVVVGNPDIVGREKILKVHMRNVPMGKDVEVKTIARGTPGFSGADLANLVNEAALLAARRGKRVVAMREFEDAKDKVMMGPERKSMVMSEKEKILTAFHEAGHAIVAMNVPEADPVHKATIIPRGRALGMVMRLPEEDKLSENFTQMTSFLAIAMGGRVAEELKFGKEKITSGASSDIQQATRLARAMITRWGFSDKIGTIDYSDDNGGNTFLGQQIGNSSSISSGTAKIIEEEVRRLIDEANETARRILTEKNDDWIALSEGLLEYETLSGKEINELIKGNPPERPDDFDAGPTSAVPVVKPKKKPKGELGGTEPEGA, encoded by the coding sequence ATGAACATGCGCAATCTGGCGCTTCTAGGCGTCGTTCTGCTTTTACTCTTCGCTTTCGTCACTTTGGTGCAAGGCAATACCACTCACCAGAATGCTGGTAATATCTCCTATTCTGAATTCCTTCGGAAAGCAGAGAATGGTGAAATCAAAACGGCTATTTTCAAAAGCAATCAGATCTCCGGTCAGGAAACGTCTGAAACGCCCTATGTCACGCACATGCCTCCAATCGAATTTAATCTCGGCGAGAAACTCGCACAGGATTATGGTGTAGATGTATCATCCGAGCCTGTGAATCGCGGCGGCGGAATACTCAGCTACCTTGGAAACTTCCTTCCAATCCTGATTATTATTGGGATTTGGTTTTTCCTATGGCGTCAAATGCAAGGCGGCGGTGGTGGCGGTCGCGGCGCGATGTCATTTGGTAAATCCAAAGCTCGCTTGCTAACTGAACGGCAGGGTCGTGTTACATTTGATGATGTGGCCGGCGTTGATGAAGCCAAAGAAGAACTTCAAGAAATCGTCGAATTTCTGCAAGAGCCAGGAAAATTCCAACGCCTTGGTGGTAAGATCCCCAAAGGTGCCTTGCTTGTTGGTCCTCCGGGAACAGGTAAGACTTTGATTGCCCGCGCTGTTGCTGGTGAAGCCAATGTGCCCTTCTTCACGATATCAGGTTCTGATTTCGTTGAAATGTTTGTGGGTGTCGGTGCGTCTCGTGTTCGTGACATGTTTGAACAAGCCAAGAAAAACGCGCCTTGTATCATCTTTATCGATGAGATTGATGCGGTGGGTCGTTCTCGTGGTGCCGGAATGGGCGGCGGAAACGATGAGCGCGAACAAACACTCAACCAATTGCTTGTGGAAATGGATGGATTTGAAGCCAATGAAGGTATCATCCTGATTGCTGCAACCAACAGACCAGACGTACTAGACCCTGCTCTGCTTCGTCCGGGTCGTTTTGACCGTCAAGTTGTTGTTGGAAACCCAGACATTGTTGGGCGTGAGAAAATCTTAAAAGTTCACATGCGCAATGTGCCTATGGGCAAAGATGTCGAAGTCAAGACAATAGCGCGTGGAACACCTGGCTTCTCTGGTGCAGATCTAGCCAACCTTGTGAATGAAGCAGCCCTGCTCGCTGCACGTCGCGGAAAACGCGTTGTTGCTATGCGTGAGTTTGAAGACGCTAAAGACAAGGTCATGATGGGCCCTGAACGCAAATCCATGGTTATGTCTGAAAAAGAGAAAATTCTGACTGCATTCCATGAAGCCGGCCACGCTATTGTGGCGATGAATGTGCCCGAAGCGGACCCTGTTCATAAAGCGACGATCATTCCTCGCGGACGTGCGCTGGGGATGGTGATGCGCCTTCCAGAAGAAGACAAACTGTCAGAGAACTTCACTCAAATGACGTCTTTCCTCGCTATTGCTATGGGTGGACGCGTCGCAGAAGAGCTGAAATTTGGAAAAGAGAAAATCACATCCGGTGCATCTTCAGATATCCAACAAGCCACACGTTTGGCGCGTGCTATGATAACACGCTGGGGTTTCTCTGATAAAATTGGAACGATTGATTATTCCGATGACAATGGTGGCAATACATTCCTTGGCCAACAAATCGGTAATTCCAGTTCTATATCTAGCGGCACAGCAAAGATTATCGAAGAAGAAGTGCGTCGTCTAATCGACGAGGCAAACGAAACAGCACGTCGTATTTTGACGGAAAAAAATGATGACTGGATCGCTTTGTCTGAAGGTCTTCTTGAATATGAAACGCTTTCAGGAAAAGAAATCAACGAGCTGATTAAAGGTAACCCGCCTGAACGTCCTGATGATTTTGATGCAGGTCCAACTTCGGCTGTGCCAGTAGTGAAGCCAAAGAAAAAGCCCAAAGGCGAACTTGGCGGCACTGAGCCTGAAGGCGCTTAA
- a CDS encoding Gfo/Idh/MocA family protein, with amino-acid sequence MSKYIRWGILGASNFAKKTMAPAIHEAENGCLKAIATSSPQKAAPFAALAPEIEIFDSYDALLASPDIDAIYIPLPNHMHVEWSQKAARAGKHVLCEKPIALNAKDIDQLIQTQKETGKLIAEGFMVTHHPQWEYVRNLLSSNAIGQLKHVQGVFTFFNDDATNIRNKSDVGGGALYDIGVYPVVTARYALGEDPAVKSCQSVWENGIDTISRGQLEFSNNVSFDFYVSMRMNLRQEMVFHGTQGFIRVNTPFNATQVRATYVETIHADGTETVQHFPSDRQYVLQVSAFNNAILNNTSFPCTLEFSKGNQTVIDSLLDLGRS; translated from the coding sequence ATGTCAAAATATATCCGCTGGGGCATTTTAGGCGCATCAAATTTTGCTAAAAAGACAATGGCTCCCGCGATTCATGAAGCTGAAAATGGATGCCTGAAAGCCATTGCGACCAGCTCGCCTCAAAAAGCTGCGCCATTCGCTGCACTCGCTCCAGAAATTGAAATATTTGATAGTTATGATGCCCTTTTAGCTTCACCAGATATTGATGCTATCTATATTCCCCTTCCCAATCATATGCATGTGGAATGGTCTCAAAAAGCTGCTCGTGCTGGCAAACATGTATTATGTGAAAAACCAATCGCGCTGAATGCAAAAGACATTGATCAGTTAATTCAGACGCAAAAAGAAACCGGAAAGCTAATTGCTGAAGGTTTCATGGTTACACATCACCCGCAATGGGAATATGTACGCAACCTCTTATCTTCCAATGCGATCGGCCAACTAAAACACGTCCAAGGTGTATTCACTTTTTTCAATGATGATGCGACCAACATACGCAATAAGTCAGACGTTGGCGGCGGAGCATTGTATGATATTGGTGTCTATCCAGTCGTCACAGCCCGTTATGCTCTTGGTGAAGATCCGGCTGTCAAATCATGCCAATCAGTCTGGGAAAATGGTATTGATACGATATCACGTGGGCAATTGGAATTTTCCAATAATGTCAGCTTTGATTTTTATGTCTCGATGAGAATGAACCTTAGACAAGAAATGGTATTTCACGGCACTCAAGGTTTTATCCGCGTGAACACGCCATTTAACGCGACCCAAGTGCGTGCAACCTATGTCGAAACCATACATGCAGACGGCACTGAAACCGTCCAGCACTTTCCTTCGGATCGTCAGTATGTTCTTCAGGTTAGCGCGTTCAACAATGCTATTTTAAACAATACGTCTTTTCCATGCACGCTTGAATTCTCAAAGGGCAATCAAACAGTCATTGATTCATTGCTTGATCTAGGTCGCAGTTAA
- the folP gene encoding dihydropteroate synthase: protein MPKSPSVMGIINVTPDSFSDGGQYSAADIAIEHGLNLVSQGADWLDIGGESTRPGAMPVSAIDEIARTLPVITGLRANTDALISIDTMKPDVAIAAIQAGADMWNDVSAGRFAEDSLEIAAQLNCKLCLMHMQGEPRSMQVAPRYEDVVSEVAAFLVERKNKAIKAGVKASNIWVDPGIGFGKTLKHNTELMRNLDSLSEATGLPILFGASRKRFIAEIDPQAQNADQRLGGSIAVALNAAEHGADIIRVHDVQITKQALKVHAYLANSAMDDDL, encoded by the coding sequence ATGCCTAAATCCCCCTCCGTCATGGGAATAATCAATGTCACGCCCGATTCATTCTCGGATGGAGGCCAATATTCCGCAGCTGATATCGCCATCGAGCATGGCTTAAATCTTGTTTCACAAGGTGCAGACTGGCTTGATATAGGAGGTGAAAGTACGCGTCCGGGTGCTATGCCCGTTTCCGCCATTGATGAAATAGCTCGCACTTTACCTGTTATAACTGGTCTGCGTGCTAATACTGACGCCCTCATTTCTATAGATACTATGAAGCCTGATGTAGCTATTGCCGCCATACAAGCAGGTGCTGATATGTGGAATGATGTCAGTGCGGGCCGCTTCGCTGAAGACAGTCTTGAAATAGCAGCCCAACTCAATTGCAAATTATGCCTCATGCATATGCAGGGTGAACCACGATCAATGCAGGTAGCGCCTCGATATGAAGATGTCGTCAGCGAAGTTGCAGCCTTCCTTGTTGAGCGTAAAAACAAAGCCATAAAAGCAGGCGTCAAAGCTAGCAATATATGGGTTGATCCGGGAATTGGATTTGGCAAAACACTCAAACATAATACTGAATTAATGAGAAATTTGGACTCACTGAGCGAAGCGACAGGCCTACCAATTTTATTTGGTGCATCCCGCAAACGATTTATTGCTGAAATAGACCCTCAAGCTCAAAATGCTGATCAACGCCTTGGTGGTTCGATTGCTGTGGCACTCAATGCCGCCGAGCATGGGGCAGATATTATCCGTGTACATGATGTGCAAATTACAAAACAAGCCCTCAAGGTCCATGCATATCTAGCAAATTCAGCAATGGACGATGACCTATAA
- a CDS encoding toll/interleukin-1 receptor domain-containing protein — MADIFISYKKEDAGRVVRIVEGLREAGFSVWWDHGIAPGSQWDQTIQKELTEAKMVIAVWSELSISAPWVKEEAGVGKARGKLLPVRIDEVDPPLGFGLIQMANLIDWDGDTNDQHWEHFLAAAKATLSGEPVEGLERPVKRKSVWLKMLPILALIALVVGVGIFVLTKLDSILGVSVDYDNGTSSEYSRKSATPSQAESDLFEKAGQSTLKADYLDYLKIYPQGTFAKKIREEILPFCSYEQRDKWIPIPMPAGQMIRATSDTSVYDLEKQIFTDLEAACSMAQSNFERQVEKLCKNFTSSPNSRNPELTVTHADKCDCQEFNGEWMCFTDSTYACSWETKSFENVEVCK; from the coding sequence ATGGCAGATATTTTCATTTCATATAAAAAAGAAGATGCAGGACGGGTCGTCCGCATTGTTGAAGGACTTCGCGAAGCTGGATTTTCAGTCTGGTGGGACCATGGCATAGCGCCGGGTAGCCAATGGGACCAAACCATTCAAAAAGAACTGACAGAAGCAAAAATGGTCATTGCTGTCTGGTCTGAGCTTTCAATATCTGCACCTTGGGTCAAAGAAGAAGCCGGCGTTGGTAAAGCACGCGGCAAACTACTCCCCGTCCGTATTGATGAAGTTGATCCACCATTGGGTTTTGGTCTCATTCAGATGGCAAACCTCATTGATTGGGATGGAGATACAAATGATCAACACTGGGAGCATTTCCTAGCAGCGGCCAAAGCGACGCTTTCTGGTGAACCCGTTGAAGGATTGGAACGCCCTGTAAAGCGCAAATCAGTCTGGTTAAAAATGTTGCCAATATTGGCGCTCATTGCACTGGTCGTCGGTGTGGGCATATTTGTGCTAACAAAGTTAGACTCAATATTAGGCGTGTCGGTTGATTATGATAATGGCACTAGCTCAGAATATTCACGTAAATCTGCAACACCAAGTCAGGCTGAAAGTGATTTATTTGAAAAGGCTGGTCAAAGTACATTAAAAGCTGACTATCTGGATTACTTAAAAATCTATCCTCAAGGTACATTTGCAAAGAAAATTCGTGAGGAAATATTGCCATTCTGCTCATACGAACAACGCGACAAATGGATACCCATCCCAATGCCCGCTGGTCAAATGATACGCGCGACATCAGATACGTCCGTTTATGATTTAGAAAAACAGATATTCACGGACCTAGAAGCTGCGTGTTCTATGGCGCAATCTAATTTCGAACGTCAGGTAGAAAAACTCTGTAAAAACTTCACGTCCTCACCTAATTCTCGCAATCCAGAACTAACTGTTACACATGCTGACAAGTGTGATTGCCAAGAATTTAACGGTGAATGGATGTGTTTTACAGACTCCACTTATGCATGTTCATGGGAAACAAAATCATTTGAAAATGTTGAGGTATGCAAGTGA
- the thiD gene encoding bifunctional hydroxymethylpyrimidine kinase/phosphomethylpyrimidine kinase, protein MQVSDTSQNLGRVLVIAGSDSSGGAGIQADIKTITMLGGYAATAITALTIQNTLGVSGIVPAPVQAVTEQMRAVLSDIGADTIKTGMLGDKKLIEALAQAFADQAKDIPRIVDPVMVATSGDRLLPSEAVDAVKVLMLPNAIVTPNAPEAGLLTGKEVFDLNGQRRAAERILEAGAKAAIVKGGHIEGDVIIDLIATPEGEIFCEHARIEGNSTHGTGCTLASATATGLAQGLTLEPAFRRAQAYVSQAIKLAPGYGRGHGPLDHSWPVKHPDLADKILGKFKA, encoded by the coding sequence ATGCAAGTGAGTGATACGTCCCAAAACTTAGGTCGCGTCCTTGTCATTGCCGGATCTGATTCTAGTGGTGGTGCCGGTATACAAGCCGATATCAAAACCATCACCATGCTTGGAGGCTATGCTGCAACAGCCATTACAGCACTCACAATTCAAAACACATTGGGCGTTAGCGGCATTGTTCCTGCCCCTGTGCAAGCTGTTACAGAGCAGATGCGTGCTGTCCTTTCAGATATTGGTGCAGATACCATAAAAACAGGTATGTTGGGCGATAAAAAACTAATTGAAGCACTCGCTCAGGCTTTTGCAGATCAAGCCAAAGATATTCCCCGTATCGTAGACCCTGTCATGGTGGCGACATCAGGTGACAGACTACTTCCTTCCGAAGCGGTTGATGCTGTAAAAGTTCTAATGCTGCCCAATGCCATTGTTACGCCCAATGCTCCAGAAGCCGGCCTTTTAACAGGCAAAGAAGTGTTCGACCTTAACGGTCAACGCCGTGCCGCCGAACGCATATTGGAAGCCGGTGCCAAGGCCGCAATTGTGAAAGGTGGCCACATTGAGGGAGATGTGATCATTGATTTAATCGCAACGCCTGAAGGGGAAATATTTTGCGAACATGCCCGCATTGAAGGCAATTCCACACATGGTACGGGATGTACACTTGCATCTGCGACCGCAACAGGACTTGCCCAAGGCCTAACGCTAGAACCAGCCTTCCGGCGCGCACAAGCTTATGTTTCCCAAGCAATAAAATTGGCTCCCGGATATGGCCGTGGACACGGGCCACTTGATCATAGTTGGCCAGTAAAGCACCCCGACCTTGCAGACAAAATTTTAGGAAAATTCAAGGCTTAA